A window from Candidatus Nealsonbacteria bacterium CG07_land_8_20_14_0_80_39_13 encodes these proteins:
- a CDS encoding manganese-dependent inorganic pyrophosphatase yields the protein MIYVIGHKNPDTDSICSAIAYSFFLNKKGMETKPARAGEINAETKIVLKKFSFDQPELLETADGKELILVDHNEKEQMIDGETKIVGVFDHHKINFSYPEQIYFHAKAVGATATLVADRFFKHNIDISKEMAGILLGAILSDTVIFKSPTTTKKDKEIASKLNEKLGLNIEELGKEIKKAGMDMDKPAESLILRDFKEFNFGSKKFGISQIEIIGVEEFLKERKGEIVEAIKKVKQEKQYDCLIFAVTDIMKEGSEIFVSGEEEVIEKIFNIKLEQNSAWINGLMSRKKQITPPLETFFKN from the coding sequence ATGATCTATGTAATTGGGCACAAAAATCCGGACACCGATTCCATCTGCTCGGCCATCGCCTATTCTTTTTTCCTAAACAAAAAAGGAATGGAAACAAAGCCGGCCAGAGCCGGAGAAATAAACGCTGAAACAAAAATCGTTCTAAAAAAATTCAGCTTTGATCAGCCGGAATTATTAGAAACCGCCGACGGAAAAGAACTGATTCTCGTTGACCATAACGAAAAAGAACAAATGATAGACGGAGAAACGAAAATCGTCGGTGTTTTTGACCATCACAAAATAAATTTCAGTTATCCGGAACAGATTTATTTCCATGCTAAGGCCGTCGGCGCCACTGCCACTCTTGTAGCTGACAGATTCTTTAAGCACAACATTGATATCTCCAAGGAAATGGCCGGCATACTACTGGGAGCGATCCTGTCGGACACGGTAATTTTTAAATCGCCGACTACGACCAAAAAAGACAAAGAAATAGCTTCAAAGTTAAATGAAAAACTCGGTTTAAACATAGAAGAATTGGGCAAGGAAATTAAAAAAGCCGGCATGGATATGGATAAACCGGCTGAAAGCTTGATTTTAAGAGATTTTAAGGAATTCAACTTCGGGAGCAAAAAGTTCGGCATCAGCCAAATAGAAATAATCGGCGTAGAAGAATTCCTGAAGGAAAGGAAAGGGGAAATTGTTGAGGCGATAAAAAAAGTTAAGCAAGAAAAGCAATACGATTGCCTGATTTTCGCCGTAACGGATATTATGAAAGAAGGAAGCGAAATTTTTGTCAGCGGAGAAGAAGAGGTGATAGAAAAAATTTTTAACATCAAACTGGAGCAAAATTCCGCTTGGATCAATGGCCTAATGTCCCGCAAAAAACAAATCACCCCTCCCCTAGAAACCTTTTTCAAAAACTAG